The Deltaproteobacteria bacterium genomic interval TCCGGCAGGGGAGTTCCTCGCGGTCATGGGCCCGAGCGGGTCCGGCAAGACCACGATGCTTAATCTCATCGCCGGGATCGATACCCCGAGCAGTGGCCGGGTGGCGGTCGGGGGGCACGACTTGGCCAGCCTCTCCGACGACGCGCGCAGCGACCTGCGCCTGCAGCAGATCGGCTTCGTCTTCCAGACCTTCAACCTCTTCCCGACCTTCACCGTGGAGGAGAACGTCGCCTGGCCGCTCGAGTTTCTCGGGATGGGCGGCCGCGCCGCGCTAGCGCGGGCGGCGGCGGTGCTGGATCAGGTGGGGGTGCAGGTCGCTGCCCGCACGCGGCGGCCCGGGGACCTCTCCGGGGGCGAACAGCAGCGGGTGGCAATCGCACGGGCGCTGGTCATCCGACCGCGCCTCGTGCTCGCGGACGAGCCGACGGGGAATCTCGACTCGCGCACGGGGCAGGCGATCCTCGACCTGCTGCGGGAGCTGAACCGTGCGACGCAGCTCACCGTGATCCTCGTGACTCACAGCCCGGTCGCGGCCTCCTACGGGCACCGGGTCGTCGAGCTGCGCGACGGTCGCATCGTGCGCGAGGGCTCGTCACCCGCGAGCGAAACGGCGGCAGGCTGAGAGGACACCGCGAGGCGATCCAGCCCCCCGGCGCCTTGAAGCGCGACGGCTTCTGCGACGTCGCTGCCGCTCGAGTCGCCTGAACTTCACGGAGTTCTCGGACAGAAGTCGGACCCAGAGAGCATGGTGAGGCACGGCTTCGGCCCGAGCCCTCTCACCTTCGCAGCAGGTGAAAGAGCGCCGGCTCACAAAGCCTACGAGCTCGATGGCATCCTCGCGCACCTCGGTGTGCACGAGCAGTCGCACGGCCGCGCCCGTGGCGGCAGCCCAGGTGAATGTCTGTAGGGAGACACCGACGCCCCCGACCTCAATAATGAGGCGGTCGGGCGCTTTCTCGATGACGTCGCCGGGATGCACCGTAGCTTCCCGCCATCCAGCGTCTGGTCCTCCGGGCCTTTCCCAACGTAATTCGGCCACGAAGCGTCCATCAGTAGACCAGGCCCTCGATCAGACGCAGCACGCCGCGCACACCGAGGGACGACGGCGGGCATTCGCCGCTGCTGATGGCGAGGAGTCGATCGAAGAGCCCCGGGTCTCGGGCGAGCGCATTCACCACCCGGCGGCGAAGCCCGGGGCGCCCGGCGACCGCGAGCACTAGGGCGGTCATCCAATAGTAGGTCCGGCTGAG includes:
- a CDS encoding ABC transporter ATP-binding protein, with amino-acid sequence MEHGSAVVLERVSKCYGSGPQTACALTDISLEVPAGEFLAVMGPSGSGKTTMLNLIAGIDTPSSGRVAVGGHDLASLSDDARSDLRLQQIGFVFQTFNLFPTFTVEENVAWPLEFLGMGGRAALARAAAVLDQVGVQVAARTRRPGDLSGGEQQRVAIARALVIRPRLVLADEPTGNLDSRTGQAILDLLRELNRATQLTVILVTHSPVAASYGHRVVELRDGRIVREGSSPASETAAG